One Geothermobacter hydrogeniphilus DNA segment encodes these proteins:
- a CDS encoding chemotaxis protein CheV — translation MSEMTRQEILLESGTNEMEIIEFYLGTQPFGINVQKLREIIPYDPNAVTRLPDVHESMLGTLLLRGRTLPLIDIRKHVEARPGEEDADTRRVVLVCEFNDLTNGFLVDGVNQIHRVSWEQVQPMSVFLDQYKPRFTGSIQIDNREILILDLEHVVAEIDPEAGMAYNNAQGASAVATPETRRKKLLMLAEDSAIIRCGIQRVLKASGYEQLQVFDNGKDCCDAVKALKEKHGSDLHEVLHLVISDIEMPKMDGLTLCRQIKETMGLKNLRVIMFSSLINEQMALKCDQVGADGYVTKPQIPELVEMVDRLVFGSSEGG, via the coding sequence ATGAGTGAAATGACCAGGCAAGAGATTCTGCTCGAAAGCGGAACCAACGAGATGGAGATCATCGAGTTCTATCTCGGCACCCAGCCCTTCGGCATTAATGTCCAGAAACTGCGGGAGATTATTCCCTACGATCCGAACGCGGTGACCCGGTTGCCCGATGTTCATGAATCGATGCTCGGCACCCTGCTGCTGCGCGGGCGCACCCTGCCCCTGATCGATATCAGGAAACATGTTGAGGCCAGGCCCGGTGAAGAGGATGCCGATACCCGTCGGGTGGTTCTGGTCTGCGAGTTCAATGACCTGACCAACGGGTTCCTGGTCGACGGGGTCAATCAGATTCACCGGGTCTCCTGGGAACAGGTCCAGCCGATGTCGGTCTTTCTCGACCAGTACAAGCCCCGTTTTACCGGCAGCATCCAGATCGACAACCGGGAAATCCTGATTCTCGATCTCGAACACGTGGTGGCGGAAATCGATCCCGAGGCCGGCATGGCCTATAACAATGCCCAGGGGGCCAGTGCTGTTGCCACCCCCGAAACCCGCAGGAAAAAGCTGCTGATGCTGGCCGAGGATTCCGCCATTATCCGTTGCGGCATCCAGCGGGTACTGAAGGCTTCAGGCTATGAGCAACTGCAGGTGTTCGATAACGGCAAGGATTGCTGTGACGCTGTCAAGGCTCTCAAGGAGAAGCATGGTTCCGACCTGCATGAGGTTCTGCACCTGGTCATCTCGGATATCGAGATGCCGAAGATGGACGGTTTGACCCTCTGCCGGCAGATCAAGGAGACCATGGGACTCAAGAACCTGCGGGTGATCATGTTCTCGTCGCTGATCAACGAGCAGATGGCGCTCAAGTGTGACCAGGTCGGTGCCGACGGTTATGTCACCAAGCCGCAGATTCCGGAGTTGGTGGAGATGGTGGACCGACTGGTTTTTGGGAGCAGTGAGGGCGGCTGA
- a CDS encoding endonuclease III domain-containing protein, giving the protein MAGPFNQLPENRVPTTTYLQRVYHLLFEHFGPQHWWPADTPFEMAIGAILTQNTAWTNVEKAIGNLRRADALQVAALHDLPPDELQRLIRPAGFFRQKSERLQLFTAHLIDNHQGDIRRLLAQPLAIARDELLKLKGVGPETADSILLYAGGQPSFVIDAYTRRLFGRLDRLPGDGGYDDLRRMFMESLPASAAMFNEYHALIVILCKEYCRKRRPLCGNCPLSVHCPAGSMNR; this is encoded by the coding sequence ATGGCCGGCCCCTTCAATCAACTCCCGGAAAACCGCGTCCCGACGACAACCTATCTGCAACGGGTCTATCATCTGCTGTTCGAACATTTCGGCCCGCAGCACTGGTGGCCGGCCGACACTCCTTTCGAAATGGCGATCGGCGCCATCCTCACCCAGAACACCGCCTGGACCAATGTTGAAAAAGCCATCGGCAACCTGCGACGGGCCGACGCGCTGCAGGTTGCCGCCCTGCACGATCTGCCCCCGGATGAACTGCAGCGGCTTATCCGCCCGGCCGGTTTCTTCCGGCAGAAAAGCGAGCGGCTGCAACTTTTCACCGCCCATCTCATCGACAACCATCAAGGGGATATCCGCCGGCTGCTCGCCCAACCCCTCGCCATCGCCCGCGATGAGCTGCTGAAACTAAAAGGTGTCGGCCCGGAAACAGCCGACTCGATCCTGCTCTATGCCGGCGGGCAGCCGAGCTTCGTCATCGACGCCTACACCCGACGGCTTTTCGGCCGACTGGACAGGCTGCCCGGCGACGGCGGCTACGACGACCTGCGACGGATGTTCATGGAGTCCCTCCCGGCATCCGCCGCGATGTTCAATGAATATCACGCCCTGATCGTCATCCTCTGCAAGGAATACTGCCGCAAACGCCGGCCGCTCTGCGGCAACTGCCCCCTGTCGGTCCACTGCCCCGCGGGTTCCATGAACCGATGA
- a CDS encoding plasmid mobilization protein, whose amino-acid sequence MGKSVKNPKRFIISCRVNDQEMQILQERANQAGTNISNLLRDSLDIPEFGRQQIA is encoded by the coding sequence ATGGGTAAATCTGTCAAAAATCCAAAGCGGTTCATTATCTCCTGCCGGGTCAACGACCAGGAAATGCAGATCCTCCAGGAGCGCGCCAACCAGGCCGGCACCAACATTTCCAACCTGCTGCGCGACAGCCTCGACATCCCCGAATTCGGCCGACAGCAGATCGCCTGA